From the genome of Bacteroides sp. MSB163, one region includes:
- a CDS encoding ribonuclease Z, whose protein sequence is MEKFELHILGCGSALPTTRHFATSQVVNVRDKLYMIDCGEGSQLQFRKSRLKFSRLNHIFISHLHGDHCFGLLGLISTLNLLGRTAELHIHSPKGLEALFAPMLSFFCRQMTYQVLFHEFETKESGMIYEDRSLTVTTIPLRHRMPCCGFLFAEKQRPNHIIREMVDFYEVPVYELNRIKNGEDYVTPEGKIISNSLLTRPSDPPRSYAYCSDTIYMPEIAEQIKGVDLLFHEATFANADLPRAKETFHTTAAQAGEIAKAAGVKKLVIGHFSARYEDENILLKEASAVFPETVLAKETLCLEV, encoded by the coding sequence ATGGAGAAATTTGAACTACATATATTGGGTTGCGGTTCCGCGCTGCCTACCACCCGTCACTTTGCCACTTCGCAAGTGGTAAATGTGCGTGACAAACTTTATATGATAGACTGCGGAGAAGGATCGCAATTACAATTCCGCAAGTCCCGACTGAAGTTTTCCCGCTTAAATCATATTTTTATTTCTCATCTGCATGGAGATCATTGTTTTGGTTTGCTGGGATTGATATCCACGCTCAATCTGCTGGGGCGCACGGCTGAGTTGCATATTCATTCGCCGAAAGGATTGGAAGCCCTGTTTGCTCCGATGCTAAGTTTCTTTTGTCGGCAAATGACGTATCAGGTTCTTTTCCATGAGTTTGAGACGAAAGAATCCGGAATGATCTATGAGGACCGTTCTCTGACAGTGACTACCATTCCATTGCGGCATCGTATGCCTTGTTGCGGCTTTCTGTTTGCAGAGAAGCAGCGGCCCAATCATATCATTCGGGAGATGGTCGACTTTTATGAAGTGCCGGTATATGAGTTGAATAGGATAAAGAATGGGGAAGACTATGTGACTCCGGAAGGTAAAATCATTTCCAATTCCTTACTGACACGTCCGTCTGATCCACCGCGTAGTTATGCCTACTGTTCGGATACCATCTATATGCCTGAGATTGCAGAACAGATAAAAGGAGTAGATTTGCTATTCCATGAGGCCACTTTTGCAAATGCAGACTTGCCTCGTGCCAAAGAAACTTTTCATACTACTGCTGCTCAGGCGGGAGAGATAGCCAAGGCGGCAGGAGTGAAGAAATTGGTGATCGGGCATTTTTCTGCCCGCTATGAGGATGAGAACATTTTACTTAAAGAAGCTTCGGCTGTTTTCCCCGAGACGGTGCTGGCTAAGGAAACGCTGTGTTTGGAGGTATAA
- the coaW gene encoding type II pantothenate kinase: MGIVIGIDVGGSTTKIVGINGEQIQSPMFITATDPVTSLFGAFGKYIYDNGIQLSDIEQVMLTGVGSAFVDSPLYGLPTDKVDEFIANGLGARHATDIDQLIVVSMGTGTSFVRINGEKIEHIGGMAIGGGTLQGLSRLLLKTNDFRQIAAIAEKGDVTRVNLQIGDICNRPLPDLPVHATASLFGKADSNASQEDIAKGIIYMVLQTIGGAAVLSALNGPIKDFVLIGNLTKFPQCHEVFPNMEKIYGVRFHIPQYAEYRTAIGAALAYIRKNA; the protein is encoded by the coding sequence ATGGGAATTGTAATAGGAATAGACGTTGGCGGAAGTACTACAAAAATTGTAGGAATCAACGGAGAACAGATACAGTCACCGATGTTTATTACTGCGACTGATCCGGTTACTTCTTTGTTCGGGGCTTTCGGGAAGTATATCTATGATAACGGTATTCAGCTTTCGGATATAGAGCAAGTGATGCTGACAGGTGTGGGTAGTGCATTTGTAGATAGTCCATTGTATGGTTTACCCACGGACAAAGTCGATGAATTTATAGCCAATGGATTGGGAGCACGTCATGCTACGGATATTGATCAGCTGATTGTGGTAAGCATGGGAACGGGTACTTCTTTCGTAAGAATCAACGGAGAAAAGATAGAGCATATTGGTGGTATGGCAATTGGCGGAGGTACTTTGCAGGGACTTTCCCGCTTGTTGCTGAAGACGAATGATTTCAGGCAGATTGCAGCAATTGCCGAGAAAGGCGACGTTACCCGTGTAAACTTACAGATCGGAGATATTTGCAATCGTCCTTTGCCGGATCTTCCGGTGCATGCCACTGCTTCGCTGTTCGGAAAAGCGGATAGCAACGCTTCGCAGGAAGATATTGCAAAAGGGATTATTTATATGGTGCTGCAAACGATAGGTGGTGCAGCAGTGTTGTCTGCGCTGAATGGTCCTATCAAAGATTTTGTCTTGATTGGTAATCTTACTAAATTTCCGCAGTGCCATGAGGTTTTTCCGAATATGGAAAAGATATATGGAGTACGCTTCCATATTCCACAATATGCGGAATATAGGACGGCGATAGGGGCGGCACTGGCGTATATCAGGAAGAACGCTTGA
- a CDS encoding PEGA domain-containing protein yields the protein MTNSTIARLLPVGLLLLFLLVVPHSATAQNKIQVTSFQRMETDITARITAPQRDQNSEICALIRIVTTEKDFMFEPDALGIVARENKPGEIWLYVPRGARRISIMHEKYGVLRNYFYPDLIEKATVYEMELSAGDEAKEMAVDTNMQLVVMRPEPAIADIYIDDEKMPTEKGLFTATMKKGTHTYRVEAPMYAPEAGIIDLGSEQKIMSVALKPRFGYLEVFSLPEQDAKVYIDNELAGETPYKSDRMPLKDYQVRVEKEFFFSMDSTIVITAGETSSLTFKMKSTIKPKEPRRTLVMLEAGWHPSQTSFGAMVGFVAKNGAYVRFRSDFGSVSADLECDDTGALTGGGNGTPYYKEGVTQKARMSVTAGYMRRIAKPLYAYIGAGYGSRTLAWETVEDELVKNTDHSATGVAAEIGAIGRFGKFAVSVGCQTVNFKYMELSAGIGFFF from the coding sequence ATGACAAACAGTACTATTGCACGTTTGTTGCCGGTGGGATTACTATTGCTATTCCTGCTTGTTGTTCCGCACTCCGCTACGGCACAAAACAAAATTCAAGTGACTTCTTTTCAGCGTATGGAGACAGACATTACAGCACGTATCACTGCTCCGCAGAGGGATCAGAACAGTGAAATCTGCGCTCTTATCCGTATTGTTACTACTGAAAAAGACTTTATGTTTGAACCGGATGCCCTTGGTATTGTGGCGCGAGAGAATAAGCCGGGAGAAATCTGGCTCTATGTTCCCCGTGGGGCACGACGCATTTCTATCATGCACGAGAAGTATGGCGTACTCCGTAATTATTTCTATCCTGACCTGATTGAAAAGGCGACAGTCTATGAAATGGAACTTAGTGCGGGGGATGAGGCTAAGGAGATGGCTGTTGATACAAATATGCAACTTGTCGTTATGCGTCCCGAACCTGCCATTGCGGATATTTATATTGATGACGAAAAGATGCCGACGGAGAAAGGATTGTTTACTGCTACGATGAAGAAAGGGACGCATACTTATCGGGTGGAAGCCCCCATGTATGCTCCTGAAGCTGGAATTATAGATTTGGGTAGTGAACAAAAGATTATGAGTGTTGCTCTGAAACCTCGTTTTGGCTATCTGGAAGTTTTTTCTTTGCCGGAGCAGGATGCGAAAGTCTATATTGACAACGAACTTGCCGGAGAAACGCCTTATAAGAGTGACCGTATGCCATTGAAAGATTATCAGGTTCGTGTGGAGAAAGAGTTCTTTTTCTCTATGGATAGCACCATCGTTATCACTGCCGGAGAAACAAGTAGCCTTACCTTTAAGATGAAATCCACCATTAAACCCAAAGAACCTCGCCGTACATTAGTTATGCTTGAAGCCGGTTGGCATCCTTCGCAGACCTCTTTCGGGGCTATGGTGGGTTTTGTGGCTAAAAATGGTGCCTACGTTCGCTTCCGCAGTGACTTTGGTTCGGTTTCCGCCGATTTGGAGTGCGACGATACGGGAGCCCTGACCGGTGGAGGAAATGGTACCCCTTATTATAAAGAAGGCGTGACACAGAAAGCGCGTATGTCTGTTACCGCAGGATACATGCGCAGGATAGCCAAACCGCTTTATGCTTATATCGGTGCAGGTTATGGAAGCCGTACTCTGGCTTGGGAAACAGTTGAGGATGAATTGGTAAAGAATACCGATCATTCAGCCACCGGTGTAGCCGCAGAAATCGGTGCTATCGGGCGTTTCGGCAAATTTGCCGTTTCAGTGGGTTGTCAGACTGTGAACTTTAAATATATGGAATTAAGTGCCGGTATTGGTTTCTTCTTCTAA
- a CDS encoding RNA polymerase sigma factor → MNPSYNEREVLELLQDESTQKRGFELIVAQYSEQLYWQIRRMVLLHEDANDLLQNTFIKAWSNIDYFRGDAKLSTWLYRIALNECLTFLNKQRAVTTVSIDDEDASVLQKLESDPYFSGDRAQKSLQKALLTLPEKQRMVFNLKYYQEMKYEEMSDIFGTSVGALKASYHHAVKKIEKFLEGEV, encoded by the coding sequence ATGAATCCTTCCTATAATGAACGCGAAGTGCTGGAGCTTCTACAAGATGAAAGTACACAAAAGCGAGGGTTTGAGTTGATTGTTGCGCAATATAGCGAACAATTATACTGGCAGATCCGTCGTATGGTGCTTTTGCATGAAGATGCCAATGACTTACTTCAGAACACGTTTATTAAGGCGTGGTCTAATATCGATTATTTCCGTGGAGATGCGAAGCTTTCTACCTGGCTATATCGCATTGCTTTGAATGAATGTTTGACTTTCCTAAATAAGCAACGTGCTGTAACTACTGTTTCTATCGATGATGAAGATGCTTCTGTACTTCAGAAACTGGAAAGCGATCCTTATTTCTCCGGCGACCGGGCACAGAAGTCTCTACAGAAAGCATTGCTTACACTGCCGGAAAAGCAACGTATGGTATTCAACTTAAAGTATTATCAGGAAATGAAATACGAGGAGATGTCCGACATCTTCGGCACATCTGTCGGTGCTCTGAAAGCCTCTTATCATCATGCCGTGAAAAAAATCGAGAAGTTTTTGGAGGGAGAGGTTTAA
- a CDS encoding leucine-rich repeat domain-containing protein, which translates to MKQIKISCIVMLVCLWVSTSVWAQETIHVETEGTLPALIGDKKETVENLTLTGRLNGTDIKCIREMTALRILDMRDVGIVEGGDSYVTVSPGTITKSCFTKDNTITEYMFYNLGLEKIVLPESAVNGAGASAFSDLTNLEAVVLPPGLVGSIDSKAFYNCKNLTSVDIPKGVTEFGYAAFGECSNLETIDMPDYMIDLGINTFNNCRKLKSIRVPEGVTVIEGYQYHFGYVDGTFNGCTSLANVVLPQSLTTIEANAFSKCVSLVTINWPEKLEKIGSGAFRGTGITSVVLPGSVKDIGGDCFMDCVGITSITLPSSVENIGSACFMNCANLEELTLPDKLTSIQGSCFSNCIKLGEVHIPDNVTMIENEAFQGCTSLVSLIMGDKVTMIGRGAFANCTSLSTVKLSAMLKEFLSESSSFFTGTMGAFQKCESLREIELPASLDSIGPYTFAGCENLTSIIIPENVKSLQGVFLQCTSLKDVTLPKTLESLHCSFTKCSSLQEIVVPDGVTTIDGAFYNCNSLERVTLPKQLKRISHGHGKEFIGGSYEYLPTFEGCSSLQVLEIPESVDSIGYSSFNNCTNLQTINIPDQVKYIPFRTFFGCSQLADISLPTQLISIEKEAFWGCNSLKTVVIPANVGEIGDEAFRACTNLMSVNVPSSVTSIGSGVFQECYNLGSLIWDTELGMKENMLTTEHRNNCLIYVSEQTVIPSEWSGLNIIRNGVAQNVELLDTYPFMAAKDFIANKISYKHAYGFSTEKGTAAGWCTIALPFTVQKFIHEEKGIIAPFNSGIEGSHPFWLRELGQDGFKDVTTLEAYKPYIIAMPNSTEYDPQYNLTGTVVFMAESAEGIVVRATPKSLPCGETATYRLFPSFGNMQVSDNVYALNTYTYANCLPGSLFVRGTFPVNPFESYVITKEDSKCAPLFYSIGGEGGEITGLEEIMKKEEESLKVYTVGNVLYIDSDRDRNIFIYDITGRIVRVVEVCEGSNTVTGLSSGFYFLEGKKIAIK; encoded by the coding sequence ATGAAACAGATAAAAATATCATGTATAGTAATGCTCGTTTGCCTTTGGGTATCTACGAGCGTATGGGCACAGGAGACAATTCATGTTGAAACGGAAGGTACTTTGCCGGCTTTGATTGGAGATAAGAAAGAAACTGTGGAGAACCTTACATTGACGGGAAGGCTGAATGGGACGGATATTAAATGTATTCGGGAGATGACGGCATTAAGAATTCTTGATATGAGAGATGTCGGTATAGTTGAAGGAGGAGACAGTTATGTAACTGTAAGCCCTGGGACAATAACAAAGTCCTGTTTTACGAAAGATAATACGATTACAGAGTATATGTTTTACAATCTTGGATTAGAAAAAATAGTTTTGCCGGAAAGCGCGGTGAATGGAGCTGGGGCTTCGGCTTTTTCTGATCTTACAAATTTGGAAGCTGTAGTGTTGCCACCCGGCCTGGTTGGAAGTATTGATAGCAAAGCCTTTTATAATTGTAAGAATCTTACTTCTGTTGATATTCCTAAAGGAGTCACGGAGTTCGGATATGCGGCATTTGGTGAGTGCTCTAATCTGGAAACAATAGATATGCCCGATTATATGATTGACTTAGGAATTAACACATTTAATAATTGCCGTAAACTTAAATCAATAAGGGTGCCGGAAGGAGTGACAGTAATAGAGGGATATCAATATCATTTTGGATATGTGGATGGTACTTTTAATGGCTGTACCAGTTTGGCAAATGTTGTGCTGCCTCAATCTTTGACAACAATAGAGGCAAATGCTTTCTCTAAGTGTGTCAGTTTGGTTACTATTAATTGGCCTGAAAAACTGGAAAAGATCGGTAGTGGAGCATTTAGGGGGACAGGTATAACTTCTGTTGTGCTTCCCGGTTCTGTTAAGGATATAGGTGGTGACTGTTTTATGGATTGTGTAGGCATAACTTCTATTACGCTTCCCAGTTCAGTAGAGAATATAGGTTCTGCATGTTTTATGAATTGTGCAAATCTTGAAGAACTGACACTGCCGGATAAATTAACTTCTATTCAGGGGAGTTGTTTTAGTAATTGCATAAAATTGGGAGAAGTTCATATCCCTGATAATGTGACAATGATTGAGAACGAAGCTTTTCAGGGTTGTACATCGTTAGTTTCACTTATTATGGGAGATAAAGTTACTATGATTGGTCGTGGAGCATTTGCTAATTGTACCTCTTTATCGACTGTAAAATTATCTGCTATGCTCAAGGAATTCCTTTCTGAATCCAGTAGTTTTTTTACTGGTACTATGGGAGCTTTTCAGAAGTGTGAGAGCTTGCGTGAGATAGAATTACCTGCATCATTGGATTCTATAGGGCCATACACATTCGCAGGCTGTGAAAACTTAACGTCCATAATAATTCCCGAGAATGTGAAAAGTCTGCAAGGGGTCTTCTTGCAATGTACAAGTTTAAAAGACGTGACTCTTCCCAAGACTTTGGAAAGTTTGCATTGTTCATTTACAAAATGTTCTTCTTTACAGGAGATTGTCGTTCCTGATGGTGTAACAACTATTGATGGAGCATTTTATAACTGTAACTCTTTGGAAAGGGTGACGTTGCCAAAGCAATTGAAAAGAATTTCTCATGGACATGGGAAGGAATTCATAGGGGGATCCTATGAGTATCTTCCTACCTTTGAAGGTTGTAGTTCTTTGCAGGTCTTGGAAATACCGGAAAGTGTTGATAGTATAGGATATTCTTCCTTCAATAATTGCACGAATTTGCAAACGATAAACATTCCGGATCAAGTAAAGTATATTCCTTTTCGAACATTCTTTGGTTGTTCTCAGCTTGCTGATATTAGCCTTCCCACTCAATTAATTTCAATAGAAAAAGAGGCTTTTTGGGGATGCAACAGTCTAAAAACAGTGGTGATACCTGCTAATGTCGGTGAAATAGGTGACGAAGCATTTCGGGCATGTACTAATCTGATGAGTGTGAATGTTCCTTCTTCTGTTACAAGTATAGGAAGTGGAGTGTTTCAGGAGTGTTATAATTTGGGAAGTTTGATATGGGATACGGAATTGGGGATGAAAGAAAATATGCTGACTACCGAGCATAGAAATAATTGCTTGATTTATGTTTCTGAACAGACGGTTATTCCTTCCGAATGGAGTGGTCTGAATATAATAAGAAATGGTGTGGCCCAAAATGTAGAGTTATTGGATACTTATCCATTTATGGCAGCGAAAGATTTTATAGCAAATAAGATTTCGTATAAACATGCTTATGGGTTCTCTACAGAGAAAGGTACCGCTGCCGGATGGTGCACTATTGCGTTGCCATTCACAGTACAAAAGTTTATTCATGAGGAAAAGGGAATTATAGCTCCTTTCAATAGTGGAATTGAAGGCAGTCACCCCTTTTGGTTAAGAGAATTAGGCCAAGATGGTTTTAAGGATGTCACTACTTTGGAAGCCTATAAACCTTATATTATTGCCATGCCAAATAGTACAGAATATGATCCGCAATATAATCTTACCGGAACAGTGGTCTTCATGGCAGAATCTGCGGAGGGAATAGTGGTTCGGGCAACTCCCAAGTCTCTTCCTTGTGGAGAGACTGCTACTTATCGGTTGTTTCCTTCTTTTGGAAACATGCAAGTTAGCGATAATGTCTATGCTCTAAACACATATACATACGCTAATTGTTTGCCGGGTAGTTTGTTTGTTCGTGGAACATTTCCTGTTAATCCTTTCGAGTCATACGTTATAACCAAAGAAGACTCCAAGTGTGCACCTCTATTTTATAGCATCGGCGGCGAAGGAGGTGAAATAACCGGTTTGGAAGAAATCATGAAGAAAGAAGAAGAATCCTTGAAAGTCTACACTGTCGGTAATGTGCTTTACATAGACAGTGACCGCGACCGGAACATCTTTATTTATGATATAACCGGGCGTATCGTTAGAGTGGTGGAGGTGTGCGAAGGAAGTAATACAGTCACCGGCTTGTCAAGTGGATTTTATTTTTTGGAAGGAAAGAAGATTGCTATAAAATAG
- the rpsA gene encoding 30S ribosomal protein S1: MENLKNVAPVEDFNWDAYENGETFGGASHEELEKAYDSTLNKVNDREVVDGTVIAMNKREVVVNIGYKSDGIIPLNEFRYNPDLKIGDTVEVYIENQEDKKGQLVLSHRKARATRSWDRVNAALENEEIIKGYIKCRTKGGMIVDVFGIEAFLPGSQIDVKPIRDYDVFVGKTMEFKVVKINQEFKNVVVSHKALIEAELEQQKKEIIGKLEKGQVLEGTVKNITSYGVFIDLGGVDGLIHITDLSWGRVSDPKEVVELDQKLNVVILDFDDEKKRIALGLKQLTPHPWDALSAELKVGDKVKGKVVVMADYGAFIEIAPGVEGLIHVSEMSWSQHLRSAQDFMKVGDEVEAVVLTLDREERKMSLGIKQLKQDPWETIEEKYPVGSKHTAKVRNFTNFGVFVEIEEGVDGLIHISDLSWTKKVKHPSEFTQIGADIEVQVLEIDKENRRLSLGHKQLEENPWDVFETVFTVGSVHEGTIIEMLDKGAVVALPYGVEGFATPKHLVKEDGSQAQMDEKLSFKVIEFNKDAKRIILSHSRIFEDAAKAEERAEKKAAGKKPAGNKREDAPAIQNQAASTTLGDIDALAALKEQMEAGKK; this comes from the coding sequence ATGGAAAACTTAAAAAATGTAGCGCCTGTTGAAGACTTCAACTGGGATGCTTATGAAAATGGCGAAACCTTCGGTGGTGCCAGCCACGAAGAGTTGGAAAAGGCTTACGACAGTACGCTTAACAAAGTTAACGACCGTGAGGTAGTTGACGGAACTGTAATCGCAATGAACAAACGTGAAGTTGTTGTGAACATCGGTTACAAATCAGACGGTATCATTCCTTTGAATGAATTCCGCTACAATCCTGACTTGAAGATCGGTGATACAGTAGAAGTATACATCGAAAATCAGGAAGACAAAAAAGGACAGTTGGTTCTGTCTCACCGTAAAGCTCGCGCTACTCGCTCTTGGGATCGTGTGAACGCTGCTTTGGAAAACGAAGAAATTATCAAGGGTTACATCAAGTGCCGCACAAAGGGTGGTATGATCGTAGACGTATTCGGTATCGAAGCTTTCTTGCCGGGTTCTCAGATCGATGTGAAACCTATCCGCGACTACGATGTATTCGTTGGCAAAACTATGGAATTCAAGGTTGTTAAGATCAACCAGGAATTCAAGAACGTGGTTGTTTCTCACAAGGCTCTTATCGAAGCTGAACTGGAACAACAGAAGAAAGAAATTATCGGTAAGCTCGAAAAAGGACAAGTTCTTGAGGGTACCGTTAAAAATATCACATCTTATGGTGTATTCATCGATCTGGGTGGCGTAGACGGTTTGATTCACATCACTGACCTGTCTTGGGGCCGCGTTAGCGATCCGAAGGAAGTGGTTGAACTCGACCAGAAACTTAACGTTGTTATCCTTGATTTCGATGATGAGAAGAAGCGTATCGCTCTCGGTCTGAAGCAACTCACTCCGCATCCTTGGGATGCTCTTAGCGCTGAATTGAAAGTGGGTGACAAGGTGAAAGGTAAAGTAGTGGTTATGGCTGACTACGGTGCATTCATCGAAATCGCTCCGGGTGTTGAAGGCTTGATTCACGTATCTGAAATGTCTTGGTCACAACACTTGCGTTCTGCACAAGACTTCATGAAGGTAGGTGACGAAGTTGAAGCAGTAGTTCTGACTTTGGACCGCGAAGAACGTAAGATGTCTTTGGGTATCAAACAACTGAAACAAGATCCGTGGGAAACTATCGAAGAGAAGTATCCTGTAGGTTCTAAGCACACTGCTAAAGTTCGGAACTTCACTAACTTCGGTGTATTCGTTGAAATCGAAGAAGGTGTTGACGGCTTGATACACATCTCTGACCTGTCTTGGACTAAGAAGGTTAAACATCCTTCTGAATTCACTCAGATCGGTGCGGACATCGAAGTTCAGGTACTGGAAATTGACAAGGAAAACCGTCGCTTGAGCCTTGGTCACAAGCAACTCGAAGAAAACCCCTGGGATGTATTCGAAACAGTATTCACTGTAGGTTCTGTACACGAAGGTACTATCATCGAAATGCTGGATAAGGGTGCTGTTGTTGCTCTGCCTTATGGCGTAGAAGGTTTCGCTACTCCGAAACACCTCGTTAAGGAAGATGGCTCTCAGGCTCAGATGGATGAGAAACTGTCATTCAAGGTTATTGAGTTCAACAAAGATGCTAAGCGTATCATTCTTTCTCACAGCCGTATCTTCGAAGATGCTGCAAAGGCAGAAGAAAGAGCTGAAAAGAAGGCTGCTGGTAAGAAGCCGGCTGGCAATAAGAGAGAAGACGCTCCGGCTATTCAAAACCAGGCTGCTTCTACTACTCTGGGCGACATCGACGCTCTGGCTGCTTTGAAAGAGCAAATGGAAGCTGGAAAGAAGTAA
- a CDS encoding DUF3810 domain-containing protein: protein MKYKLKIRYIVLCTLLLVVWATQFIPAMGKIYAHSVYPVIAYILSSFSRLIPFAIGDLFIALSIAGVLLYPVYASRFQKKKWKRILLNDIEYLLWIYVWFYLAWGLNYSQHNFYQRTEIPYTAYTPENFRNFVDDYVDKLNGSYVDVTTINKDLIRRETVRGYNQISDTLGVHHPFHKSPRVKTMLFTPLISMVGVTGSMGPFFCEFTLNGDLLPSQYPATYAHELAHLLGISSEAEANFYAYQVCTRSQARGIRFCGYFSVLGHVLVNARRLMDEEEYKELFNRIRPEIIELAKSNQEYWTEKYSPLIGDIQDWIYDLYLKGNKIQSGRKNYSEVVGLLISYYTHCNK from the coding sequence ATGAAATATAAGCTGAAGATTCGTTATATCGTGCTATGCACGCTCTTGTTAGTAGTCTGGGCCACACAGTTCATACCGGCTATGGGAAAAATATATGCACACAGCGTATATCCTGTCATAGCCTATATTCTTTCGTCTTTTTCACGCCTCATCCCCTTTGCCATAGGCGACTTATTCATAGCCCTCAGCATTGCGGGCGTACTCCTCTACCCTGTCTATGCCAGCCGCTTTCAGAAGAAAAAATGGAAACGTATCTTGCTGAATGATATTGAATATCTGTTATGGATATACGTCTGGTTCTACCTGGCTTGGGGGCTTAATTATTCACAGCACAATTTCTACCAGCGAACAGAGATTCCTTACACTGCATATACTCCCGAAAACTTCCGGAACTTCGTTGATGATTACGTTGACAAACTGAATGGTTCGTATGTAGATGTAACTACTATCAATAAGGACCTTATCCGCCGGGAAACAGTTCGCGGATACAATCAGATCAGTGATACGCTGGGTGTACATCATCCTTTCCATAAGTCACCACGGGTGAAGACAATGCTTTTCACTCCACTGATTTCCATGGTGGGTGTCACCGGTAGCATGGGACCTTTCTTCTGCGAATTTACCTTGAATGGAGATCTGCTTCCTTCACAGTATCCTGCCACGTATGCTCACGAACTGGCACATTTATTGGGCATCTCCAGCGAGGCGGAAGCCAACTTCTACGCTTATCAGGTCTGTACCCGTTCGCAAGCGCGAGGTATCCGCTTCTGCGGATACTTTTCAGTGCTGGGACACGTACTTGTCAATGCCCGCCGACTGATGGATGAAGAAGAATACAAAGAGCTCTTCAACCGGATACGTCCCGAAATAATTGAACTGGCTAAAAGTAATCAGGAATACTGGACGGAAAAATACAGTCCACTCATCGGAGATATACAAGACTGGATATACGATCTGTACCTGAAAGGAAATAAGATACAAAGTGGCCGTAAGAACTACTCCGAAGTAGTCGGGTTACTTATATCCTATTATACACACTGCAATAAATAA
- a CDS encoding T9SS type A sorting domain-containing protein, whose product MRKLLYCFFFLLTFSSQSVAWAQDGRKQETAQKEQPSSTIVLTVSAENRVRVQNAEPGSQMEVYNIVGVKLTTIRIDSTDVTVQVNLPKGYYIFKIGNVVRKVVIK is encoded by the coding sequence ATGAGAAAGTTGCTCTACTGTTTTTTCTTTTTGTTGACTTTTTCGTCGCAGTCCGTGGCATGGGCGCAGGACGGTCGGAAGCAGGAAACGGCTCAGAAAGAGCAGCCGTCTTCTACTATTGTGCTGACTGTTTCGGCAGAAAACCGGGTACGTGTGCAGAATGCAGAACCCGGCTCCCAGATGGAAGTCTACAATATTGTAGGCGTGAAACTTACCACGATACGCATTGACTCTACGGATGTCACCGTTCAGGTGAATTTGCCTAAAGGTTATTACATCTTTAAGATTGGGAATGTCGTGCGGAAAGTGGTAATCAAATAA
- the mazG gene encoding nucleoside triphosphate pyrophosphohydrolase: protein MLHTRKEQMEAFGRFLDILDELREKCPWDRKQTNESLRPNTIEETYELCDALIRDDKNDICKELGDVLLHVAFYAKIGSEKGNFDMKDVCDHLCEKLIFRHPHVFGDVKADTAGQVSENWEQLKLREKGGNKSVLSGVPAALPSLIKAYRIQDKARNVGFDWEEREQVWDKVKEEIQEFQAEVANMDKDKAEAEFGDVLFSLINAARLYKINPDNALERTNQKFINRFNYLEAHTIKEGKNLHDMTLEEMDAIWNEAKKLEK, encoded by the coding sequence ATGTTACATACAAGAAAAGAACAGATGGAAGCCTTCGGACGCTTCCTGGACATACTCGACGAACTCCGCGAGAAATGTCCCTGGGACCGTAAGCAGACTAACGAAAGTCTGCGTCCCAACACCATTGAAGAAACTTATGAACTTTGTGACGCCTTGATACGTGACGATAAAAATGATATCTGCAAAGAGCTGGGAGACGTCTTGCTACACGTAGCTTTCTATGCAAAGATAGGTTCCGAGAAAGGCAATTTTGATATGAAAGATGTATGCGACCACCTTTGCGAGAAATTAATCTTCCGCCATCCCCATGTGTTCGGTGACGTAAAAGCCGATACTGCCGGACAAGTTTCTGAAAACTGGGAACAACTGAAGTTAAGAGAGAAAGGTGGAAACAAGAGTGTGTTGAGTGGTGTTCCTGCCGCCCTTCCTTCACTCATCAAAGCTTATCGCATTCAGGACAAAGCGCGCAACGTCGGCTTCGACTGGGAAGAACGGGAACAAGTGTGGGATAAGGTAAAAGAAGAAATCCAGGAGTTTCAGGCAGAAGTGGCCAATATGGATAAGGACAAGGCAGAAGCCGAATTCGGGGATGTACTATTCAGTCTCATCAATGCCGCACGCCTCTACAAAATCAATCCGGATAATGCATTAGAACGCACCAACCAGAAGTTTATCAACCGCTTTAATTATCTGGAAGCGCACACCATCAAGGAAGGCAAAAACTTGCATGATATGACTCTGGAAGAGATGGACGCCATCTGGAACGAAGCTAAAAAGCTGGAAAAGTAA